The sequence below is a genomic window from Vicinamibacterales bacterium.
CGATCACGGTCGGACAGGTGCTCAAGCTCGCGGCCGCGGCGGTCGGGGCGCTTGCCTTCGTCGCCCTCGCCGGCGCGATCGTCCTGATCGTGCGCACCAACCGCGGCGACGGCATGCTGCCCCCCGACACCGTCGATCGCGTCGTGTATCCGGATCAGGGCTGGGGGCCCGGGCTGGAAGCGGCGCCGCGGCAGACCTATTACTACACGGCGCAGGGCGCGCAGCTGAAGGAGCTCCGCTACAGCTGGTTCAAGAACCTCGAGATGCCGTGGTCGACGACGAAGCTCTCGTCGCCGGCGATCATGCGCCGATACGGCTTCGTCGTCGATCCGGCAACCGCGGCCAATCCCGACGATCTGCCGGTCGGCTTCGCCAGGGCTTACGACACGCAGCTCGAGGAGGAGATGCTGGATGTGTCCTGCGCCGCCTGTCACACCGGCCAGATCAACGTCACGCGCAACGGCACGACGACGGCGCTGCGGGTCGACGGCGGATCGGCGCTGCACGCGTTCACCAACTCCAAGATCGGCCACTTCGTGCCGACGCTCGCGGCGACGCTGCTCGGCACGATCGCCAATCCCTTCAAGTTCAACCGCTTCGCCAACGCGGTGCTCGGGCCCGGCCGCGGCGGCCGCTGGGCGCTGCGGATGCAGATGCTGAACGTCGCCGGTCAATTCGGCCGCATGGCATTCAACGAGAAGTGGTACCACCTGGTGCCGACCGAGGAAGGCTACGGCCGCACCGACGCGCTGGCGCGCATCGCCAACACCGTGTTCGGCGATCACATTCAGGCGGGCAACTATGCCGTCGGCAACGCGCCGGTGAACTATCCGCCGGTGTGGAACATCTGGAAGTTCGACTGGGTGCAATACAACGCCTCGGTGAGCCAGCCGATGGCCCGCAATATCGGCGAAACGATGGGCACGGGCGCCAAGTATGCGCTGCTCGATCGCTACGGCCGGCCGCTGCCGCCGGACGAGCGCTATCGCTCGTCCGCGCTGCTCGACAACCTGCACACGATCGAGCTGACGCTGCGGAAGCTGCAGCCGCCGGCGTGGCGCGAGGACGTGCTCGGGCCGATCGACCGCGCCAAGGCCGACCGCGGCAAAGCGCTGTTCAACACCCACTGCGTCGGCTGCCATGGCCCGCACGTCGCGCCGCCGGCGGTCAAGATGCGCGACGCGCCGCTCAAGGGTCCGAACGATCCGCAATGGCTGATGAAGACCGTCTGCTGGGACGACATCGGTACCGATCCGAACACGGCGCTCAATTTCGCGGATGCGAAGGTCGATCTGACGCGCACGGGGCTGTCGACCGGGGATCTGCGCACGATCGCGGGCCGCGAACTCGATCTGTGGTACAGCCGCCAGCGCACCTATTTGCAGGGAGAGATCGTGCGCCTCAAGGCCGATCCCGCCACCGCGGCGCAGGCGGCGCCGATCGAGCAGAAGCTGGCGGGTCTTTCCGCCGAACAGGCGCAGACCCTTTCGGAGATCGACGCGACGCGGCTGCCGGTCGGCAACGGCCTGAGCTATGTGGGCCTGCTGATCCGCCTGAAGGCGTACGCCGACAAGGGGCTGACGCCGGCGCAGCAGGACGAGATGGACGGCTTCGCGATTCTCGACACCCCGCAGGTGATTGCCGCCTACAAGCCGCGTCCGCTGGCCGGCGTGTGGGCGACGGCGCCCTTCCTGCACAACGGCTCGGTGCCGACGGTTTACGATCTCCTATCACCCGCCGCCGAGCGTCCGAAGACGTTCCGCGTCGGCAGCCGCGAATACGACACGGTGAAGCTGGGCCTGAAGCCGCCCGACAGCGGCTACTGGGTGTTCGACACCGCGCTCGACGGCAATCACAACACGGGCCACGAGTTCAACGTGGGTTACCAGGAGTACAAGGAGGGGGACCCGCCTTCACACGGCCTGATCGGCCCCCTTCTGACGCCAGACGAGCGGCTGGCGATCATCGAGCACCTCAAGGTGCGCAACGACGACGTCGACGGCCCGCAGGAGCCGGCCGTTCCGTCGAACGCGACCTGTTCAGCACCCGCGCGCCCTGACGCTGCGAAGCGCTATGTGCGCTGACGGGCCCGGGGTCAGACCGGGGTCAGACCGGGGTCAGACCACCAGTTGATGGTAGGGGTACGCAGAACCTGCGCTGCAAGGCGTGGCTCCAGGATGCTGCCCGTCCCTCCCGGTGCGCCGGCCGCTACTGCGGATCGACTCCGACCGTGGCGTAATAGTTCGCGATCATCTGTTGCGCGGGACGGGTGTAGACATCGGGCTGCCGCGTATCGATCACCTTCGCGATGACGGCGGCGACCTCTTCGGCGCT
It includes:
- a CDS encoding di-heme-cytochrome C peroxidase; the encoded protein is MDLERKLPSEQTDIADITAGILAVQARFARQQKRPLGRGTHTKGVCVRATFEVLDVAASVTDPALAARLARGLFAKPGTYQATVRFANAASTIKPDSDPDVRALSFAVEVPAAVLGPQPVRLDYSMNNATTFPINDAHAFAAFMRVQGAAGGLGRLRALLSLSFTDLKGFGQTAVRGIRQQRQPLHPYQQTRYWSNVPFLHGGDEAIKYSATPSAGNAGDPIGKGASVLRDDLLRHVNDDAEQASWDFGLQLLEPLTMTLDGRTQEPSFWVENASVEWPEGQAPFHTVARLTLQAKSALPQAECDAWSIDVTEHALPGDRPIGSINRARRVAEAASRKARLSSAAVPVVTQPSIAHRLAAITVGQVLKLAAAAVGALAFVALAGAIVLIVRTNRGDGMLPPDTVDRVVYPDQGWGPGLEAAPRQTYYYTAQGAQLKELRYSWFKNLEMPWSTTKLSSPAIMRRYGFVVDPATAANPDDLPVGFARAYDTQLEEEMLDVSCAACHTGQINVTRNGTTTALRVDGGSALHAFTNSKIGHFVPTLAATLLGTIANPFKFNRFANAVLGPGRGGRWALRMQMLNVAGQFGRMAFNEKWYHLVPTEEGYGRTDALARIANTVFGDHIQAGNYAVGNAPVNYPPVWNIWKFDWVQYNASVSQPMARNIGETMGTGAKYALLDRYGRPLPPDERYRSSALLDNLHTIELTLRKLQPPAWREDVLGPIDRAKADRGKALFNTHCVGCHGPHVAPPAVKMRDAPLKGPNDPQWLMKTVCWDDIGTDPNTALNFADAKVDLTRTGLSTGDLRTIAGRELDLWYSRQRTYLQGEIVRLKADPATAAQAAPIEQKLAGLSAEQAQTLSEIDATRLPVGNGLSYVGLLIRLKAYADKGLTPAQQDEMDGFAILDTPQVIAAYKPRPLAGVWATAPFLHNGSVPTVYDLLSPAAERPKTFRVGSREYDTVKLGLKPPDSGYWVFDTALDGNHNTGHEFNVGYQEYKEGDPPSHGLIGPLLTPDERLAIIEHLKVRNDDVDGPQEPAVPSNATCSAPARPDAAKRYVR